A window of the Branchiibius hedensis genome harbors these coding sequences:
- a CDS encoding SDR family oxidoreductase codes for MPTRTIITGASSGLGAEMARQFAAKGHDLALTARRTDRLDQLREEILAAHPGRTILVRALDVTDNDDVFTATTELTEELGGLDRFIVNAGLGKGAPIGTGRFDANRETAMTNFVAALAQMEAAMQVFREQKTGHLVVISSVSALRGMRRTMTTYAATKAGVAALAEGIRLEVLGRPELAIDVSTIYPGYIRSEMNDKVEQEQKMMVDTQTGVRAMVAAIEARKAKALVPPWPWVPIGEVIKHAPLSVVRRLT; via the coding sequence ATGCCAACCCGCACGATCATCACCGGAGCAAGCTCCGGGCTCGGCGCCGAGATGGCCCGCCAGTTCGCCGCCAAGGGCCACGACCTGGCCCTCACCGCCCGCCGAACCGATCGCTTGGATCAGCTGCGTGAGGAGATCCTGGCCGCGCACCCGGGCCGCACAATCCTGGTGCGCGCGCTGGACGTCACGGACAACGACGACGTCTTCACGGCCACGACCGAGCTGACCGAAGAGCTGGGCGGTCTCGACCGATTCATCGTCAACGCCGGCCTGGGCAAGGGCGCACCGATCGGCACCGGCCGGTTTGACGCCAACCGGGAGACCGCGATGACCAACTTCGTTGCGGCGCTTGCGCAGATGGAAGCGGCGATGCAGGTCTTCCGGGAGCAGAAGACCGGACACCTGGTCGTGATCTCCTCGGTGTCCGCGTTGCGCGGGATGCGCCGGACCATGACGACGTACGCGGCGACGAAGGCGGGCGTCGCGGCGCTCGCCGAGGGGATCCGCTTAGAGGTCCTGGGCCGCCCCGAACTGGCCATCGACGTCTCGACCATCTACCCGGGTTACATCCGCTCGGAGATGAACGACAAGGTCGAGCAGGAGCAGAAGATGATGGTCGACACCCAGACCGGCGTGCGAGCGATGGTCGCCGCCATCGAGGCCCGCAAGGCCAAAGCGCTCGTACCGCCCTGGCCGTGGGTGCCGATCGGTGAAGTGATCAAACACGCGCCGCTGTCCGTGGTGCGCCGCCTGACCTGA